From Microbacterium croceum, a single genomic window includes:
- a CDS encoding GntR family transcriptional regulator, which translates to MSETITRSDTVSDATGVDAIDRHSAAPMYDQLRQLIIDGIARDGLQPGDPLPGEHRLCERYGISRTVVRQALAQLEHEGLVERVKGKGTFVSRPRTSESLVHTLVGLYDDVERRGGHVHSDVLRHERTTADEEIALALDVPVGSPVVVLERLRHVDGEPWSLSTTWMPEVVGTLTLGVDLAERSLYRLLAENGIVATSGVRSAEATVATHEQAQHLGVSAGSALLRLRSVSRGEDGAPIEYFVAYHRGDRSRFEFQLQQEQSQASLLHIDGDGGTSRAGTVS; encoded by the coding sequence ATGAGCGAGACGATCACCAGGAGCGACACCGTGTCCGACGCCACCGGCGTCGACGCGATCGACCGCCACTCGGCGGCCCCGATGTACGACCAGCTGCGCCAGCTCATCATCGACGGCATCGCCCGCGACGGTCTGCAGCCGGGCGACCCGCTGCCCGGGGAGCACCGGCTCTGCGAGCGCTACGGCATCTCGCGCACGGTCGTGCGCCAGGCCCTCGCGCAGCTGGAGCACGAGGGCCTGGTCGAGCGGGTGAAGGGCAAGGGCACGTTCGTGTCGCGCCCGCGCACGAGCGAGAGCCTGGTGCACACGCTGGTCGGCCTGTACGACGACGTCGAGCGGCGCGGCGGCCACGTGCACAGCGACGTGCTGCGCCACGAGCGCACGACCGCCGACGAGGAGATCGCCCTGGCCCTCGACGTGCCGGTCGGATCTCCGGTCGTCGTGCTCGAACGCCTGCGGCACGTCGACGGCGAGCCGTGGTCGCTCTCCACGACCTGGATGCCGGAAGTTGTCGGCACCCTCACCCTCGGCGTCGACCTCGCCGAGCGCTCGCTGTACCGACTGCTGGCCGAGAACGGCATCGTCGCGACGAGCGGCGTGCGCTCGGCAGAGGCCACCGTGGCCACGCACGAGCAGGCGCAGCACCTCGGCGTCAGCGCCGGCTCGGCTCTGCTCCGCCTGCGCAGTGTCAGCCGCGGCGAGGACGGCGCACCGATCGAGTACTTCGTGGCCTACCACCGCGGCGATCGCTCGCGCTTCGAGTTCCAGCTGCAGCAGGAGCAGTCGCAGGCCTCGCTGCTGCACATCGACGGCGACGGCGGCACCTCGCGCGCCGGCACGGTGAGCTGA
- a CDS encoding FadR/GntR family transcriptional regulator: MSALDTALHGLRALIADGALRPGDRLPSEGELCERLGVSRGSLREAIRMLAALGVLDTRHGSGSYVSELRAADLIGSLSLTVGLLPMAGVLELTELRRVLEPHAAALAAARIDAETIERLDGILKEIEASDDFEDHSRLDHDFHMTISRVAGNEALTSLIDVLRSRSRAYRIPDAHDAAELKLHSDAGHRAILRGLAAADPVAASAAASSHVAYTEYWVRRYTDVED; encoded by the coding sequence ATGAGCGCACTGGACACGGCGCTGCACGGGCTGCGGGCGCTGATCGCCGACGGTGCGCTGCGCCCGGGCGACCGCCTGCCGAGCGAGGGCGAGCTCTGCGAACGACTCGGAGTCTCGCGCGGATCGCTGCGTGAGGCGATCCGGATGCTCGCGGCGCTCGGGGTGCTCGACACGCGCCACGGATCGGGAAGCTACGTCAGCGAACTGAGGGCCGCGGATCTGATCGGCAGCCTGTCGCTCACGGTCGGACTGCTGCCGATGGCCGGGGTGCTGGAGCTCACCGAGCTGCGCCGGGTGCTCGAGCCGCATGCCGCCGCGCTCGCCGCGGCCCGCATCGACGCCGAGACCATCGAGCGGCTCGACGGCATCCTCAAGGAGATCGAGGCGAGCGACGACTTCGAGGATCACTCACGGCTGGACCACGACTTCCACATGACGATCTCGCGCGTCGCCGGCAACGAGGCGCTGACGAGCCTGATCGATGTGCTGCGCTCCCGATCGCGGGCGTACCGCATCCCCGACGCGCACGATGCCGCCGAGCTCAAGCTGCATTCGGATGCGGGCCACCGCGCCATCCTGCGCGGACTCGCCGCCGCCGACCCTGTCGCTGCGAGTGCCGCGGCCTCGTCGCACGTGGCGTACACCGAGTACTGGGTGCGCCGGTACACCGACGTCGAGGACTGA
- a CDS encoding glycine cleavage system protein R, translating to MTTLILTVAGADRPGLVAAVADVVDAHGGNWENSSLAELAGTFAGVIEVSVPAERSDELQSALRGLQGQGLLTLAVLTGTADTAGVDDQLLEIRVLGNDRPGIVRDVSGVLSAHALSIEELATETRDAAMAGGRLFEASVTARVPSSVDLDALRDDLERLAAEIQVDITLG from the coding sequence ATGACTACTCTGATCCTCACCGTCGCCGGCGCCGACCGCCCCGGCCTGGTGGCAGCCGTCGCCGATGTCGTCGACGCGCACGGCGGAAACTGGGAGAACAGCTCGCTGGCCGAGCTCGCCGGCACCTTCGCCGGAGTGATCGAGGTCTCGGTCCCGGCCGAGCGCTCCGACGAGCTGCAGTCGGCACTGCGGGGACTGCAGGGACAGGGACTGCTGACCCTCGCCGTGCTCACCGGCACGGCCGACACCGCGGGCGTCGACGACCAGCTGCTCGAGATCCGAGTCCTCGGCAACGACCGCCCCGGCATCGTGCGCGATGTCTCCGGCGTCCTCAGCGCCCATGCCCTCAGCATCGAGGAGCTGGCCACGGAGACGCGGGATGCGGCGATGGCCGGTGGGCGCCTGTTCGAGGCCTCCGTCACGGCCCGCGTTCCGTCGTCGGTCGACCTCGACGCGCTGCGCGACGATCTCGAGCGCCTGGCCGCCGAGATCCAGGTCGACATCACGCTCGGCTGA
- the rbsD gene encoding D-ribose pyranase, with protein sequence MRKTATTINPALSRVISETGHTDLLVVTDAGLPIPPSSERIDLAYRPGAPAFLDVLDTVLAELVVEGATVSAEVAEKSPEVLEALRERFAGMGFEIELIPHVEFKKLTHQARAFVRSGEFTPYANVILHAGVAY encoded by the coding sequence ATGCGCAAGACAGCCACGACGATCAACCCGGCGCTCTCGCGCGTGATCAGTGAGACCGGACACACCGACCTGCTGGTCGTGACGGATGCCGGCCTGCCGATCCCCCCGTCGTCGGAGCGGATCGACCTCGCCTACCGCCCTGGCGCACCGGCGTTCCTCGACGTCCTCGACACCGTGCTCGCCGAGCTCGTGGTCGAGGGCGCGACGGTCTCGGCCGAAGTCGCGGAGAAGAGCCCAGAGGTGCTCGAAGCGCTGCGCGAGCGCTTCGCCGGCATGGGGTTCGAGATCGAGCTCATCCCGCACGTCGAGTTCAAGAAGCTGACCCACCAGGCCCGCGCGTTCGTGCGCTCGGGGGAGTTCACCCCCTATGCGAACGTGATCCTCCACGCGGGGGTCGCGTACTGA
- a CDS encoding amidohydrolase family protein: MRVLDSHLHLWDPELLAYDWLEGPLAFRFADTELAHARVERATTERAVFVQAETVEDRFLDEVRWVADMAEAVGVVGIVAGARLDRGSDTVAHLDGLAAEPLVVGVRHNLQGEPDGMAVSAAFVTGAREVANRGWSFDACVRAEQLPEIARLAGAIPELRMVLDHLGKPAVGTAAAPLAPTTEWVRDLDELSRHAEVFCKLSGLPGEAGGDWDAAQLEPFLDAAADAFGPERLMWGSDWPVSVIGPAEDGDPHAPADGAPTYQYTARSRWADAVAAWAADRGHDVDAVMWSNAERFYRTDARPTAVSDAAPRRRGILGWLRG; this comes from the coding sequence ATGCGCGTTCTCGATTCACACCTGCACCTCTGGGATCCGGAGCTTCTCGCGTATGACTGGTTGGAAGGTCCGCTCGCGTTCCGATTCGCCGACACCGAGCTCGCGCACGCCCGCGTGGAGCGCGCCACGACCGAGAGGGCGGTGTTCGTGCAGGCGGAGACGGTCGAGGACCGCTTCCTCGACGAGGTGCGCTGGGTGGCGGACATGGCGGAGGCGGTGGGTGTCGTCGGGATCGTCGCCGGGGCGCGGCTCGATCGCGGTTCCGATACGGTCGCGCATCTCGACGGTCTGGCCGCCGAGCCGCTCGTGGTCGGCGTGCGGCACAACCTGCAGGGTGAGCCGGACGGGATGGCGGTGTCGGCCGCGTTCGTCACAGGTGCCCGTGAGGTGGCGAACCGCGGGTGGAGCTTCGATGCCTGCGTCCGCGCCGAGCAGCTGCCCGAGATCGCGCGCTTGGCCGGAGCGATCCCCGAGCTGCGGATGGTGCTCGACCACCTCGGCAAGCCCGCGGTGGGCACGGCCGCGGCTCCGCTCGCCCCGACGACCGAGTGGGTGCGCGACCTCGACGAGCTGTCGCGGCATGCGGAGGTGTTCTGCAAGCTCTCCGGCCTTCCTGGCGAGGCCGGCGGCGACTGGGATGCCGCGCAGCTGGAGCCGTTCCTCGATGCCGCCGCCGACGCCTTCGGGCCCGAGCGACTGATGTGGGGGAGCGACTGGCCCGTGTCCGTCATCGGCCCCGCGGAAGACGGAGACCCGCACGCTCCGGCCGACGGCGCGCCGACCTACCAGTACACGGCCAGGTCGCGCTGGGCCGATGCCGTCGCCGCGTGGGCCGCGGACAGGGGTCACGACGTCGACGCCGTCATGTGGTCGAACGCCGAACGCTTCTACCGGACGGACGCGCGCCCCACGGCGGTGTCTGATGCGGCCCCGCGTCGCCGCGGCATCCTCGGGTGGCTCCGCGGCTGA
- a CDS encoding SDR family NAD(P)-dependent oxidoreductase has product MTAPLDGLVAIVTGGASGLGAAIAERLHDDGAQIAVLDRDTTHADEKFAAFTADVSDRASVDAAVAAVAAQFGRIDIVVNNAGIGAQGDIAANDDDEWARVLSINVTGIARVTAAALPWLRESPAAAICNTASIASTTGLPQRALYSASKGAVSALTRAMATDHLREGIRVNAVNPGTADTPWVGRLLDSATDPAAERAALAARQPHGRLVSPDEVAGAVAYLVSPASGSTTGTFLEVDGGMASLRPRPE; this is encoded by the coding sequence ATGACCGCACCACTGGACGGACTCGTGGCGATCGTCACGGGCGGGGCATCCGGGCTCGGAGCCGCGATCGCGGAGCGCCTGCACGATGACGGCGCGCAGATCGCCGTGCTCGACCGCGACACCACTCATGCGGATGAGAAGTTCGCCGCGTTCACCGCCGACGTCTCCGACCGCGCCAGCGTCGACGCCGCAGTCGCCGCTGTCGCCGCGCAGTTCGGCCGCATCGACATCGTCGTCAACAACGCGGGCATCGGCGCCCAGGGCGACATCGCCGCGAACGATGACGACGAGTGGGCCCGCGTGCTGTCGATCAACGTCACCGGTATCGCCCGGGTCACCGCGGCCGCACTGCCCTGGTTGCGCGAGTCGCCCGCCGCGGCGATCTGCAACACTGCATCCATCGCGTCGACGACCGGACTCCCGCAGCGCGCCCTGTACAGCGCGTCGAAGGGGGCCGTGTCCGCGCTCACCCGCGCGATGGCCACCGACCACCTGCGCGAGGGCATCCGCGTGAACGCCGTGAACCCCGGCACCGCCGACACCCCCTGGGTCGGACGCCTGCTGGACTCGGCCACCGATCCCGCCGCCGAGCGCGCCGCGCTGGCCGCTCGCCAGCCGCACGGCCGTCTGGTCAGCCCGGACGAGGTCGCCGGAGCCGTCGCCTACCTGGTGTCGCCGGCATCGGGTTCGACGACCGGCACCTTCCTCGAGGTCGACGGCGGCATGGCGTCGCTGCGACCGCGACCGGAGTAG
- a CDS encoding aminotransferase class V-fold PLP-dependent enzyme translates to MPVSPFPAPLTLHSGVRARDAWPLDPGVIHLNHGSFGAVPTAVVTHQDALRRQADLSPVEWFPRIGERVRAARERTAPFVGARADDSVFVPNASAAATVVYNALQLEHDDEILVTDQGYGAITMGAQRLARRFGATVRTVELPLLASDDEVVQRFDDAFTPRTRLIVVDQITSPTARLLPTRRIAELAATRGVRTLVDGAHAPGLIADAAAVAGGDWWFGNLHKWPCAPRGSALLVTNASDRDELWPLIDSWAANEPYPVRFDTQGTIDATTYLSTPVAIDYIEGEFGWANARTAMSERADAGAEIIAEALRPYGDEDPLTPLPSAVPSMRLVRLPLGLGASREEADELRMQLLDETGVETAFTSFRGIGYFRLSAHLYTEASDFEAFVERCIPQILQRAGIRPAPSLVIP, encoded by the coding sequence ATGCCCGTCTCGCCCTTCCCCGCTCCGCTCACGCTGCACTCCGGCGTCAGGGCCCGGGATGCGTGGCCGCTGGATCCCGGTGTGATCCACCTCAACCACGGGTCGTTCGGCGCGGTGCCCACCGCCGTCGTCACCCACCAGGACGCGCTGCGTCGTCAGGCCGACCTGAGCCCCGTCGAGTGGTTTCCCCGCATCGGCGAGCGCGTGCGCGCAGCCCGCGAGCGGACCGCCCCCTTCGTCGGCGCGCGTGCCGACGACAGCGTCTTCGTGCCGAACGCCTCTGCCGCCGCGACCGTGGTGTATAACGCGCTGCAGCTGGAGCACGACGACGAGATCCTGGTGACCGACCAGGGCTACGGGGCGATCACGATGGGCGCGCAGCGTCTCGCGCGCCGCTTCGGTGCCACCGTCCGCACGGTCGAGCTTCCGCTGCTCGCCTCCGACGACGAGGTGGTGCAGCGCTTCGACGACGCCTTCACCCCGCGCACCCGGCTGATCGTGGTCGACCAGATCACCTCCCCCACAGCCCGCCTGCTGCCCACCCGCCGCATCGCCGAGCTCGCGGCCACCCGCGGAGTGCGCACGCTCGTCGACGGCGCGCACGCCCCCGGCCTGATCGCCGATGCGGCCGCGGTCGCCGGTGGTGACTGGTGGTTCGGCAACCTGCACAAGTGGCCCTGCGCCCCGCGGGGCTCGGCGCTCCTCGTCACGAACGCCTCCGACCGCGACGAACTGTGGCCGCTGATCGACTCCTGGGCCGCGAACGAGCCCTATCCCGTGCGCTTCGACACCCAGGGCACCATCGATGCGACGACCTATCTGAGCACACCGGTGGCGATCGACTACATCGAGGGCGAGTTCGGCTGGGCGAACGCCCGCACGGCCATGTCGGAGCGGGCGGATGCCGGCGCCGAGATCATCGCCGAGGCCCTGCGCCCCTACGGCGACGAGGACCCGCTGACCCCGCTGCCGTCCGCTGTGCCGTCGATGCGTCTCGTGCGGCTGCCGCTCGGACTCGGCGCCTCCCGCGAAGAGGCCGACGAGCTGCGCATGCAGCTGCTCGACGAGACCGGCGTAGAGACGGCGTTCACCAGCTTCCGCGGCATCGGCTACTTCCGCCTGTCGGCGCACCTGTACACCGAGGCCTCCGACTTCGAGGCCTTCGTGGAGCGCTGCATCCCGCAGATCCTGCAGCGCGCCGGCATCCGCCCTGCCCCCTCCCTCGTCATCCCCTGA
- a CDS encoding cupin domain-containing protein: MITDDPTLTNPDHYRTLWENEHVRVLEYTDQPGDRTTPHDHPNSVMVTLSDFSRRLSAGERTFDTALTAGQAVWLAAQRHSGENTGTTPTHTILIELKGDAAGEPSAAVLGPEHPRE; this comes from the coding sequence ATGATCACCGACGATCCCACCCTCACCAACCCCGATCACTACCGCACTCTCTGGGAGAACGAGCACGTCCGCGTGCTCGAATACACCGACCAGCCCGGCGACAGGACGACGCCGCACGACCATCCGAACAGTGTGATGGTCACCCTCAGCGACTTCTCCCGCCGACTCAGTGCGGGCGAGCGCACCTTCGACACCGCGCTCACCGCCGGGCAGGCCGTGTGGCTCGCGGCGCAGCGCCATTCCGGAGAGAACACCGGCACCACGCCCACCCACACGATCCTCATCGAGCTCAAGGGCGATGCGGCGGGCGAGCCGAGCGCCGCGGTGCTGGGACCCGAGCACCCGCGGGAGTGA
- a CDS encoding transaldolase family protein, producing the protein MTAIAPRLYVDSADVDRVSRLLRAGVVHGVTTNPTILERGGRAAAEIPDLYARWAEEGAREIFFQTWGGDTASFLRNAEGIRALGDRVAVKVPATADGFAAASALVRDGATVLVTAVYSIAQALACASIGAHYIAPYLGRMRDAGIDGDFVIARMQEVCAGSGSNVLAASLRSADDITGLRLAGVPYFTAAPDVIDQVMFHGVSDSSAAEFDAAMVRLGA; encoded by the coding sequence ATGACCGCGATCGCGCCCCGCCTCTATGTCGACAGCGCAGACGTCGATCGCGTCTCCCGGCTCCTCAGGGCAGGGGTCGTTCACGGTGTGACGACCAACCCCACGATCCTCGAGCGCGGCGGACGCGCTGCCGCCGAGATCCCCGACCTCTATGCGCGTTGGGCGGAGGAGGGAGCGCGCGAGATCTTCTTCCAGACCTGGGGAGGGGACACCGCCTCCTTCCTGCGCAACGCCGAGGGCATCCGCGCGCTCGGCGACCGGGTGGCCGTGAAGGTGCCGGCGACCGCCGACGGTTTCGCTGCGGCATCCGCTCTGGTCCGCGACGGCGCCACGGTGCTCGTCACCGCCGTCTACTCGATCGCGCAGGCACTGGCCTGCGCCTCGATCGGAGCGCACTACATCGCGCCCTACCTCGGTCGCATGCGGGACGCCGGCATCGACGGGGACTTCGTGATCGCCCGGATGCAGGAGGTGTGCGCGGGCAGTGGATCGAACGTGCTCGCGGCATCGCTGCGCTCGGCGGATGACATCACCGGACTGCGTCTGGCCGGAGTGCCCTATTTCACCGCGGCCCCCGACGTGATCGACCAGGTGATGTTCCACGGGGTCAGCGACAGCTCGGCCGCCGAGTTCGACGCGGCCATGGTGCGTCTCGGGGCCTGA
- a CDS encoding ribokinase: MSLAHPADRSGVVIIGSVTADVTTFSQRLPARGETILGDEFTLMLGGKGANQAVAAGRSGARTSFVGCVGDDLFHDLVVNGLSDAGVDLAHLRTVPGPTGIAHIRVDSSAQNDIVMVPLANAALSTEQIDTALAALSSTTSVLLTQLETPSALTAHITARGREHGMTVILDPAPAAPLPAEVWSSIDIVTPNETEATLISGIEVTDADSAERAGRWFLEQGVGAAVITLAGQGSCVVTADGSTVVPPFPVEAVDTTAAGDAYAGYLGAALANGSTLTDAVRLATAAGALTVTKQGASPSLPLRVEVDAFLAARESAPVAN; encoded by the coding sequence ATGTCTCTCGCACACCCCGCCGACCGCTCAGGCGTCGTCATCATCGGAAGCGTCACCGCCGATGTGACCACCTTCTCGCAGCGGCTCCCCGCTCGCGGAGAGACCATCCTGGGCGATGAGTTCACCCTGATGCTGGGCGGCAAGGGCGCGAACCAGGCCGTCGCGGCCGGGCGCTCCGGGGCACGCACGAGCTTCGTCGGCTGCGTCGGAGACGATCTGTTCCACGACCTCGTCGTGAACGGGCTCAGCGACGCGGGTGTCGACCTGGCCCACCTGCGCACCGTGCCGGGTCCGACCGGCATCGCCCACATCCGCGTCGACTCCTCCGCGCAGAACGACATCGTCATGGTGCCGCTCGCGAACGCCGCGCTGAGCACCGAGCAGATCGACACCGCGCTCGCCGCCCTCTCCTCGACCACCTCTGTACTGCTCACCCAGCTCGAGACCCCCTCGGCGCTGACGGCCCACATCACCGCGCGCGGACGCGAGCACGGCATGACCGTGATCCTCGATCCCGCACCGGCGGCTCCCCTCCCCGCGGAGGTCTGGAGCAGCATCGACATCGTCACGCCGAACGAGACCGAGGCCACGCTCATCAGCGGCATCGAGGTCACCGATGCGGACTCCGCCGAGCGCGCGGGCCGCTGGTTCCTGGAGCAGGGCGTCGGCGCCGCGGTCATCACCCTCGCCGGTCAGGGCTCGTGCGTCGTGACGGCCGACGGCTCGACCGTGGTGCCGCCGTTCCCGGTGGAGGCCGTCGACACGACCGCCGCCGGCGACGCCTACGCGGGCTACCTCGGGGCCGCCCTTGCGAACGGGAGCACGCTCACGGATGCCGTGCGCCTCGCGACCGCCGCCGGCGCGCTCACGGTGACCAAGCAGGGAGCCTCGCCCAGCCTGCCGCTGCGGGTCGAGGTCGACGCCTTCCTCGCCGCGCGCGAATCCGCGCCCGTGGCGAACTGA
- a CDS encoding fumarylacetoacetate hydrolase family protein produces the protein MKFARLGDPGSEIPVLIEGDRHLDLRPLTSDVDGDFLAGDFRARVAAALAADELPELEDAASLRIGAPIARPSAVICIGMNYAAHAAESGSEPPTIPIIFLKTPNTVVGPNDAVTIPRGSEKTDWEVELGIVIGTRAAYLDSPEESLAHVAGFVAANDVSERAFQMEVSGGQWSKGKIAPGFNPTGPWLVTPDEVDHHSLGLRSFVNGEPRQDSNTSDMIFPVEHIVHHLSQYVTLEPGDLILTGTPQGVALSGKYPYLAAGDVVEIEIDGLGRQRQEFVAWEAQR, from the coding sequence ATGAAGTTCGCGCGGCTTGGCGACCCAGGGAGCGAGATTCCCGTCCTCATCGAGGGCGATCGCCACCTCGACCTCCGCCCTCTGACATCCGATGTAGACGGCGACTTCCTCGCCGGCGACTTCCGCGCTCGCGTCGCCGCAGCGCTGGCCGCCGACGAGCTCCCCGAACTCGAGGATGCCGCATCCCTCCGCATCGGCGCTCCGATCGCGCGACCGAGCGCCGTGATCTGCATCGGCATGAACTACGCCGCCCATGCGGCCGAGTCCGGCTCGGAGCCGCCGACCATCCCGATCATCTTCCTGAAGACCCCGAACACGGTGGTCGGGCCGAATGATGCGGTGACGATCCCGCGCGGCAGCGAGAAGACGGACTGGGAGGTCGAGCTCGGCATCGTGATCGGCACCCGTGCCGCCTACCTCGACTCCCCCGAGGAATCTCTCGCCCACGTCGCCGGCTTCGTCGCCGCGAACGACGTCTCCGAGCGCGCCTTCCAGATGGAGGTCTCCGGCGGCCAGTGGTCCAAGGGCAAGATCGCTCCCGGGTTCAACCCGACCGGCCCCTGGCTGGTCACCCCCGACGAGGTGGACCACCACTCCCTCGGCCTGCGCAGCTTCGTGAACGGCGAGCCGCGGCAGGACTCGAACACGAGCGACATGATCTTCCCGGTCGAGCACATCGTGCACCATCTGTCGCAGTACGTGACCCTGGAGCCGGGCGACCTCATCCTCACCGGCACCCCGCAGGGCGTCGCACTGTCGGGCAAGTACCCCTACCTCGCCGCCGGCGACGTGGTCGAGATCGAGATCGACGGCCTCGGCCGTCAGCGCCAGGAGTTCGTGGCATGGGAGGCACAGAGATGA
- a CDS encoding FadR/GntR family transcriptional regulator — MAVTDDAIEKIKAMIVSGELAPGDRLPPEKELSERLGLSRNSMREAVKALEVIRILDVRRGDGTYVTSLEPHLLLEAISFVVDMHDDDSMLEIFAVRRMLESQATGLAATLGSDDEIAALVQEVASIDASVSIEALVEHDIRFHREIVRMAGNSYLASLIEHLSSQTVRARVWRGLTEGGVVERTLSEHRAIADAIALRDPSLATSLATAHIAGVERWLRQAASA; from the coding sequence ATGGCTGTCACAGACGATGCGATCGAGAAGATCAAGGCGATGATCGTGTCGGGCGAGCTGGCCCCCGGCGATCGGCTGCCGCCGGAGAAGGAGCTGTCCGAACGCCTCGGCCTCTCACGCAACTCGATGCGCGAGGCCGTGAAGGCGCTCGAAGTCATCCGCATCCTCGACGTGCGCCGCGGCGACGGCACTTATGTGACGAGCCTGGAGCCGCACCTGCTGCTCGAGGCGATCTCGTTCGTGGTCGACATGCACGACGACGACTCGATGCTCGAGATCTTCGCCGTGCGGCGCATGCTGGAGTCGCAGGCCACCGGCCTCGCCGCGACGCTGGGCAGCGATGACGAGATCGCGGCCCTGGTGCAGGAGGTGGCCAGCATCGATGCCTCGGTCAGCATCGAGGCGCTGGTCGAGCACGACATCCGCTTCCACCGCGAGATCGTGCGCATGGCGGGCAACTCCTACCTCGCGAGCCTCATCGAGCACCTGAGCAGCCAGACCGTCCGCGCGCGGGTGTGGCGCGGGCTCACCGAGGGCGGCGTGGTCGAGCGCACGCTGTCGGAGCACCGCGCCATCGCCGACGCGATCGCCCTGCGCGACCCCTCGCTCGCGACATCGCTCGCCACGGCCCACATCGCCGGTGTCGAGCGCTGGTTGCGGCAGGCGGCATCCGCATAG
- a CDS encoding PLP-dependent cysteine synthase family protein, whose translation MTSWTSTAIALLEADANRSADTHLHLFPLPPEWGIDLYLKDESVHPTGSLKHRLARSLLLYGLVNGRIREDTTLVESSSGSTAVSEAYFARMLGLPFVTVVPRSTSQEKIDLIEFYGGRCHFVDRAEDMSPEAQRLAADCHGHYLDQFTFAERATDWRGNNNIAESVFSQLAQERHPIPRWIVVGAGTGGTSATFGRYVRYRRHETQIAVVDPEGSAFYDGWKGTPDAPAGRPSRIEGIGRPRVEASFVPSVIDEMIQVPDAGSIAAIRLLRERTLHWAGGSTGTNLYGAFQLIARMRAAGETGSVVTLICDSGIRYAGTYFNDEWVADQGWDLAPHRARLDAFLESGVWVE comes from the coding sequence ATGACCTCCTGGACCAGCACCGCGATCGCCCTGCTGGAGGCCGACGCCAACCGCAGCGCCGACACGCACCTGCATCTGTTCCCGCTGCCACCCGAGTGGGGCATCGACCTGTATCTGAAGGACGAGTCGGTGCATCCCACCGGCTCGCTCAAGCACCGGCTCGCCCGCTCGCTGCTGCTGTACGGCCTGGTGAACGGCCGCATCCGTGAGGACACCACGCTGGTCGAGTCGTCCAGCGGCTCCACGGCGGTGTCCGAGGCGTACTTCGCACGGATGCTGGGACTGCCGTTCGTGACGGTCGTCCCCCGCTCGACCAGCCAGGAGAAGATCGACCTCATCGAGTTCTACGGCGGCCGCTGCCACTTCGTCGACCGCGCGGAGGACATGTCGCCCGAGGCCCAGCGGCTCGCCGCCGACTGCCACGGCCACTACCTCGACCAGTTCACGTTCGCCGAGCGCGCGACCGACTGGCGCGGCAACAACAACATCGCCGAGAGCGTGTTCAGCCAGCTGGCGCAGGAGCGGCATCCGATCCCGCGCTGGATCGTCGTGGGCGCGGGCACCGGCGGCACGAGCGCGACCTTCGGCCGGTACGTGAGGTACCGCCGCCACGAGACGCAGATCGCCGTGGTCGACCCGGAGGGCTCCGCCTTCTACGACGGCTGGAAGGGCACGCCGGATGCTCCGGCGGGACGCCCGAGTCGCATCGAGGGCATCGGCCGACCGCGGGTGGAGGCGTCGTTCGTGCCGAGCGTGATCGACGAGATGATCCAGGTGCCCGACGCCGGCTCCATCGCCGCCATCCGCCTGCTGCGGGAGCGCACGCTGCACTGGGCGGGCGGCTCGACCGGCACCAACCTGTACGGTGCGTTCCAGCTGATCGCGCGGATGCGGGCGGCCGGAGAGACGGGCAGCGTCGTGACGCTCATCTGCGACAGCGGCATCCGCTACGCCGGCACCTACTTCAACGACGAATGGGTCGCCGACCAGGGCTGGGACCTCGCCCCGCACCGCGCGCGACTCGACGCGTTCCTGGAGTCCGGCGTCTGGGTCGAGTAG